The nucleotide sequence GAATTTCAAACCAATGCTGGTGAGCCAGATTTGCTGGATGAATCCACTAGAGAGGATACTTCAAAGGATTGTTGTTTCAGAACCAAAGAAAATAATGTTGCTGTAAGAGAGCTCAAGATGAAGAAACCTAGAAACTGTTCAGAAATGGGGAATCTGGATAATACCCATAACAACAGAGAAAGAAACCCATCACAAAAAAGCCAAGGAGCTGAAAAAAAATcgagaagaaagaaaaatgtatgtatttttaatagAGACCATAAAGTGTGCCAGAGAGGCTCAAGAAAAAGGAAAACATGCTTGAAGGATGAACTGTTGATTTCTGAACCGAAATTGAAATCGCATGTTAGACCAATAGGAGCTTTCTTGGAACACAAGTCAAGcacagaaattttaaaacatgGTCCCACCAATGAAACTGCTGCAGCAGATGATAAAAGCTTTTCAAAACTGGAAAACCAGAGAAATAGGGTGACCTCAGAGAGCCAAGATTTAAATATTACTTCCAGTGCGGGTGATAATGTTTTGCAGACATGTAATGAGAGCCGTTTTACATCAGTAAAAGGTATTTACTTAAGAGTGGAGCTCTCTTCTGAAATTCTCATGGAGATGCTTACATAGTGGTACAAAGAAACGTTTTGCCTCATGATCTCTTGCTTTGACATGGCTAGTATTGTCTGTCTGGGTGTATTCCCATTATTTTGCCTCTAAATTGAGATGAGtctggggaaccttaggcccaggggccaaatgcaggcctgcaagcctctctgtctagcACTCAGGACCTGCCGTAGGCCATACCTGTCCTCGGGCCACTCcccctctccaggccacatccctcgcTGGCCTTGCTCGGTATCCTcaactgcttttgcctggctgcagtgtgtccttgaactgtgattttgcctcttgcttgcttggctgAAGAGGTGTGTAGGTGTAGCATCTTCTGACTTTGGTGTGgttgaaatgtagcctactgcaGAAAGGTGAGTCTTGCAtctgttgttctgcccactttccctctggccccatccagctTTTGAATGTGGCCCTATGGCTGCAAAAGGTTCCCCGCCACTGCTCTAAACATTGTTTACTGCCACATCTCACTTTATATCTTTGCTTCACTTTAATCTTATCTGCATGTAACACAACTGTGGCTTAGCATGCACGAGCAAGCATGCTGGTGCACAATGAGAAAgctgtggctgctttgctcctttcCTGCTCCTGCTGTGCATTGCTTGGCTTACTGTTctgtccaaacccaggctcatgatTTGTCTCTCTTCAAACGAACCACAAGAgggaagccaagaacaaaccttggctacaactcatggtttgtttggagcaagacaaaccaggAGCCCAGGTTCGGATGTAACAttaagccaagccatggcttagcacctgctgctgcagcagcataaGCTGGAGAGGAGCAAAAGGACCACAACTTTCTCACTGTGCCCCAGCACTCTTGTTCATGCTAAGCTGTAGTATGGCTTAGCAATCATGTATGAACCAGGCACATATGGTGATCTGTATTGTTTTTTGTAAGCTCATATAGTTCTAGGCAATGATCATTCgtacaacatcataaaaatttGTTTactgattttttctttaaaactgACATTTGCAGAGGATTTATTTTTACTATTTGTTTTAAGAATAATAGTGTGACCATATTCGGACAATCATGTCTTGTCTTATTAAGCTGAGATATGAATAAGACTTTCAGTCACGCACATGCATTTCCCCCTCATGTAAGCGAACCTACTAACCAGGAAGTCTTCCATTAACTGCAGTTTTCTGTTTTGTCCAAACTTGGGAAGCTATGCTTAATGGCTTTGGAAGTAACCGGAATCAGTCGGCTTCAAATCATGGCTTAATACCCTGGTTTGTTCCAAACCCATTCACGTTAGCTCCCTGTTTCAGACAAAATGGGAAACTATCATTAATGGAAGGCTTCCTGATGTGTTCACACTGATAGAAAGGAAGGAGCAAAAGGCTCATTAAGCTTATCTCTGCTTATTAAGCTGAGATATTATCTTCTAGATGTGGCCAGTGTAGTAGCTGGGATAGAATACAGTAGGCTCCTAATCACTCTTGAATGAGAGAGGATCCTCTATGCCAGAATAGCTCATACAAAACATAGGGCTGTGCTTCTATACAAATCTACAAGGAAATACATATATCCATTTGTTTTTCACTTTGTTTTTCAACCTTTTAGAGGACCGTGTTCAAAGACCTCAAGTGGAGAGAAGGAAAACCAGTCCATATTTTTCCAGTAAATTCACCAAAGAAGGTACAATGCTTTCTATGCAAATGCCTTGTGGAGGATGTAGCAATAGGATTTGCACCCTGATCCTAACCATATTTAATCAGAAGTAAATCCAGTGTATTTCACACTTGCATGGTAAAGAGTACGCATGTTTACTTTggaacaagccccactgaacttagtggggttccaaataaaaatgcattggATTGTGATCCCATTTCTCTGATCAGAAGACCCTACACAGTGATTTACCATAATAATCCTTTCCATGTATAAACTATTATAGACCCATTCATTAAGTTTGAAGCAAGGCGctatacaggcaggccccgcttatatggcaggttccgtttcGCCCCcctccgtaaagcggaaatcgccgtaaagcggaaccccattgagtataatggggcgcgttgcacgaaaatgacgtgaaaatgcgACAAAAGTGGCAAAataggctttaaaatggggaatgaaagccaccgcattagcggaatgccgggaagcgaagcaCCTGTAAGCGGGGGCCTACTGTATAGACAAAAATGTCAAATTATTACCAGCATTTGACTGATGTATGAAGTTGTCCATTATGTGTGGTATTAAGAGGGTAAATTATATCTGAGTATTAAAGAATCCTTTCAAAGAAGGTAACTATGAGCCTAGAGGCCAAGTGATTTGCTGTTTGACATTGGCCTGGTTCAGGTGTAATTACAAACTATTGCttgttactatttttattttagtattattttcatcattatttattaCCTCTCCTTCACCtgaaggtcccaaggcaggttacgacaatttaaaaaatatgacataaaaacaatttaaaaacctaaaattccaaaatagggtgggtcctacaaatacatgtctcaggtgtcaaaggccggaataaagaggtgcatcttcagcattcatataaaactgtacagcgaagttACCAGATGCGCCTTgctggggaaggagttccacaacttaggggccactacaaagaatgccctcttctgggccaccacctctgagcttctgagggtggcagaactaccaaaaaggccccctctgctgatcaagACCTTAGAAGGTCTTAAGGGTAGGAGgtagtctttcaggtatttgggacctaagtcatttagggatttaaacactattgtgagcaccttaaattgggtttggaaacaaactggcaatcaatgcagacaggttatatgagatctaaaggcaaccctagccagtaacctgcctgctgcattttggatcagttgaagcttccaagtcatcttcaagggcagacccacattgcaataatcaaatctggaagttaccagagcgtagaATACTATGGCCAAGTCACCTCTCTCTTTAAGGGGCCGAAGGTGGTAAATCAGCcatagctggaaaaaggcactcctagccattgaggccacctgagcctccagcgacaatgttggatccaggagtccCCCCACCCCAAGCTGCAAACCTACTTCTTCTAGAGtagcacaaccccatccagaacaggccatctccccacctcctggacctGAGGACCCTGGACACATATGAATAAGCCACTGTGAGCCTCTAGGTTCTCTTTCTCTTCTTAAATGCACCAGAGGAAATCAGAAGCTGCTTCTCCCAActttaaacaaaccatagttccctTTTGTATCCAAACTTGAGGGAATTGTGGTTGTTGCTAGTGAGAACAAACTAGCATCAAGgtatgatttctttttttttctcacTAACTAGattttaaacaaaccacaattcccaggaaggattacagccttaattgGGCAAAGGAAAATCATAAtcatagatggaaggggcctataaggtcatcaagtccactcccctgctctgtgcaggaatccaaattaaagcaaagaTGAAGGCTTGTAACATAGACTGGCATATCTTGGTTATTGTTCACTGTAGCTAATCTCATTGGGGCTATTGAAACAGCTGTGTTAGTTGGAAGTAGCTTGATCTGTTACTCTATCAGTCTCCTTATAGATAGAAGAGGTAGTGAAAGTtgtccttgtgacgcccttccctggctctccctgtcaggttcctacctgcttgtggctactgcctttccttaggcaccaccagggactccaccagtccggactgtccttttttatggtttctctccccgctgtagcacagatctcaatagatccccctgctaggcagcaccaccagtcacgttctacaaccaatgttcccagagaccttgcctgagtctctctatccggttacattcgtgactgcgtgcctatgctgttcccaacccccttgtatcaatgcagataactcataactcggggttgctctggatacttataatgttatcttctcctcttcaccgctgccaccatttgttactgtttcccttcagccttggttattactttaccctcccttctggtctgtgaaaccccagccaaggatcaggccttcggtaaaccaaaatagtatttattaaataacattaataacaagataactttgataatgatctacaagcttatggtttcatctattactgtgatatttgacttattactaatccgaactccacctccctctttctccacactctcctgacatacaccaactcacacccacctcccaactccaccaaaacaacccactcacgtccacccagattcaactgtcatccttccatttatactctcagccatccaaacactcagccaatcatccagcattctactgctcatttactcccccctcctctttcattccacttaccatgtatcttctatacaaacagcacttaccatatatacattaatacaggaacatcacagtcctctttCTACCTCTCTCTAGAATTTAAAGAAaagaatatatttaaataaaataaatgcaattgAATTTCACATTTTGATTCTCACACGTGTAGCTCCAAGCCCACCTAGAAGGAAGGCCTTCAGGAAATGGACTCCACCTCGCTCTCCTTTTAATTTAGTCCAAGAAACACTCTTTCATGATCCATGGAAGCTTCTCATTGCAACTATATTTCTGAATAAGACCTCAGGTACAAGACCATGTTCTCTGTTCTCTTTccgtccaccaccaccacttgcaCACACCACGTAGAGCACGTTTCCTCTTTTACAATTCCACACTGCTATTGGGGAGCATGCATGAATCAGTTATGTGGGCACAGCCGATCACTTAAGTGTTTCCCATGGGGTGCTGACTAGGTGGTAAAAGATCCATGTAAATGGCCCTGCTTGATTCACATCCATTCCCTAGTAGTCTAGGATAGTAACACAAAAAGAGAAAGGGCCACCATTGACCTTAACTTCTGCAAAGTGAACCTGTGCTACTAAAAGAATGATTAAGGGTGCCTACAGATACCACTATTTTGTGAGAGGGATTCAAGGGCATACTAAAACTTTAGGGTTGCGCATTTAAGTGCTCTGTTACCCTAGctcaacagattaaaaaaaaaactttagcagACTTGTTACacttaggaaagtgacagggaaatgcactggaaagtgtgggatgaaagAATGACTAACAGGATGATGTATAGACACTACACAAGCCAACTGGTATGAATGGTCATTGGCATATAACTGTCCCTTCAACTAGTCAGAATGAATGGTCAAAGAAGACCAGATACAGTTTAACTTCAATGTAAACTTTGTGTAAGCAAATTGGGATGAGTGCTCAATAAAGCGGTCAACTAGAAGGGTTCTatattttgccaccctgggctcctgctgggaggaagggcgggatataaatcaaataataaataaataatttgtggaTGCATTATGCGAATTTGGAAGCATGATTGAGAAGAAAAATTGAGAAGACAAATCTTCTGTGACCATACTGAAAACACAACATATATTTCTGCACCACAGGGCTTCTTCGCACAAGTCTTAATTGTCTGTCATGGAAGTAATTTGTGTATATACAAAGCTTTGTGAATCCTTCCAATCAATTGTAATGTGTGGTGAACATAAGTGTCTGTTTTGCTATATATACCTGTGGCTGGCAGAAGATCAACAGCAGGATTCATGCCAGGTGTAGGAAATTTCATCTTATACTGTACGAAGTTGTCTTTAGTTTTGTTACTTTTAAGTAGCCATGGCACGAGTTTAGAAAGTATCTGTGTTAGCAATTCAGCATTTGTGCTTCTGTCATCCTTGCAAAGTAATTCAGTTCAAAACCTTATTATCCATAGCATCTTATCTCTGACCAGGTAAGATGGCCATCCCTGTGCTGTGGGAATTTTTGAAGAAATATCCTTCACCTGGAATAGCAAGAGCTGCAGACTGGAAGGAAATGTCAGAGTTGCTTAAACCTCTTGGTCTATATGAACTCAGAGCAAAAACCATCATCAGATTTTCAGGTAGTAAGCATTATAAGTAATGCTTATAATGGatatgttcctttttaaaataaaataaaaagtacatTATTTTATGAATCCTTACTATAGCCCTGTCAGTTAGGTCTATATGGTAATCCTCTTATATTGCAGAAGGGAGGCCACAGCTGAGAGATGGTGGTTTGCCCAAAGCCACTTAGTGTATTCATGGCTGAGACAAGATTTTGAGATTTCCCAGCTGCCGCTTCACTAAGACAGCTCTCAATATGGGTGATGACCTAGAGGGATGAGCATGCACAAGTTGTTTATgagaccacttttttttttaattggttgttTCTTCTTCCAAAGTTGTCTGTACATAATTTCTGATGTTCTTCAAATCTGTAGaattaacaaacaaaacaaaagtcttgGGGAATTGgcagtgggctttttttttttacagtgcagtcctattcaGGTTCAGGGTCTACTGTGCTTTATGAGGCATACTCCTTGTTAAGTGTGCATGGGATTACTACCCTGGAGGAAAATctagagtgggaggggaggaagtgaAGGGAGCACAATGGTGACATTTCACCTTTTGGAAAGTGTCCGTATTGGATTGCTAAACAACTTGAACATGAGAGAGTTTTTTTTAGAGAGGAGAGAGTTTACCAAGTGGGAGCGGAGAAGCTTtgggaaaataaattaaaaaccgaAATAAAGTGCACATATGGAAGTTACAAATGTGCCTTCTGAGCTGCTGCCCTAAAAAGATTGATCTTACTAATACCCATTTAACTAAGTGTTTTGAAAATAGCAACTGTGGCACTATATTTTAATGTGTTCTGAGTTCTTGCAGCTTAAAAAACAGGAACGGCAAACTGTATCTGTTTATAGATATTGTAGCTCTAGTCACTTCAATTAGCCTGAATATAGGATGCTAATGATATCTATTCTTGATGAAATTAAATTGTTGTGATTCCTTGTAGTATCAACATATTGGGTGATAATCCAACTtagtttttttgggggtggacccactgaaattgacttTAGTacattgattggttgattgattgattgattgattggatttattagtcgcccatctggctggctgtccagccactctgggcaacgtacaacataggcatataatacctagacattgaaaatctaaaaacaatgaagataaaatctagcccaccccaaaagcctgcctgaagagccatgtcttcaaggcctggcggaaactcatcatagaaggggcctggcggagaccatttgggagggagttccacagggtgggggccacaattgaaaaagccctctctctagtcctcaccagtttagctgttttgactgatgggatggagagaaggtcttttgaggctgatcttgttgggcggcatagctgatgatgctggaggcgctcctttagatagaccaggccgaaaccgtatagggttttaaaggtcaaaaccaacaccttgaattgggcttggtaagcaactggtaaccagtgcagctcttttagctgCACTTTTAGTacattgatttcactgggtctacttcGAGGATGACTAATGTTAgatgttatttttgtttttaaataagtctGTGTAGCTCACCTTTTATTCATACAAACAAGTTTTCACAAATTTTAAAAGCAATAGAATTTAATGAAGCCTGTATTTGGTCTTTTATTATATGGGTTTTTTGTTCCATAGATGAATATCTGGTCAAAAAATGGAGATATCCTATTGAGTTGCATGGGATTGGAAAATATGGAAATGACTCTTACAGGATCTTTTGCATCAATGAGTGGAAAGAGGTAACTGGTGCTGCCATATTAAGTCCATTAAAGGCTATAGGAGTcccacttttgatttttttttactgtcttTGGAGTGGAATGTCAGTGGCCCCAAATCTAGAAGCCTTCAATCATGAGATACAAAGATCTACAACTAGGGCTGGCTCTTCCTTGTTTGTTTTGAATTTAaccatttttaccccactcttcagcctaaAAAGGCTCCTAGAGCAGCTTA is from Rhineura floridana isolate rRhiFlo1 chromosome 3, rRhiFlo1.hap2, whole genome shotgun sequence and encodes:
- the MBD4 gene encoding methyl-CpG-binding domain protein 4 isoform X3 yields the protein MRRSVWHSGEMLRIRVRDTNTYETSCRLYKSGDAACWFGKPWSSLRADEDAKKEREQLISGGGECVNSKEEETDTIIESPVQCEEAEATVCSVASPCHKAVPEGWEKIIKERQTGRTKGKYDIYFVSPQGVKVRSKRALLDYFKKNRETILKLEDFDFSASVQKSTQSRTKGSITRTVGRKGQNCISSSQTLDLGLQSSEERTSFLQNKILEFQTNAGEPDLLDESTREDTSKDCCFRTKENNVAVRELKMKKPRNCSEMGNLDNTHNNRERNPSQKSQGAEKKSRRKKNVCIFNRDHKVCQRGSRKRKTCLKDELLISEPKLKSHVRPIGAFLEHKSSTEILKHGPTNETAAADDKSFSKLENQRNRVTSESQDLNITSSAGDNVLQTCNESRFTSVKEDRVQRPQVERRKTSPYFSSKFTKEAPSPPRRKAFRKWTPPRSPFNLVQETLFHDPWKLLIATIFLNKTSASYL
- the MBD4 gene encoding methyl-CpG-binding domain protein 4 isoform X2, with product MRRSVWHSGEMLRIRVRDTNTYETSCRLYKSGDAACWFGKPWSSLRADEDAKKEREQLISGGGECVNSKEEETDTIIESPVQCEEAEATVCSVASPCHKAVPEGWEKIIKERQTGRTKGKYDIYFVSPQGVKVRSKRALLDYFKKNRETILKLEDFDFSASVQKSTQSRTKGSITRTVGRKGQNCISSSQTLDLGLQSSEERTSFLQNKILEFQTNAGEPDLLDESTREDTSKDCCFRTKENNVAVRELKMKKPRNCSEMGNLDNTHNNRERNPSQKSQGAEKKSRRKKNVCIFNRDHKVCQRGSRKRKTCLKDELLISEPKLKSHVRPIGAFLEHKSSTEILKHGPTNETAAADDKSFSKLENQRNRVTSESQDLNITSSAGDNVLQTCNESRFTSVKEDRVQRPQVERRKTSPYFSSKFTKEGKMAIPVLWEFLKKYPSPGIARAADWKEMSELLKPLGLYELRAKTIIRFSDEYLVKKWRYPIELHGIGKYGNDSYRIFCINEWKEVQPQDHKLNVYHAWLQENHGKLNLNT
- the MBD4 gene encoding methyl-CpG-binding domain protein 4 isoform X1, with translation MRRSVWHSGEMLRIRVRDTNTYETSCRLYKSGDAACWFGKPWSSLRADEDAKKEREQLISGGGECVNSKEEETDTIIESPVQCEEAEATVCSVASPCHKAVPEGWEKIIKERQTGRTKGKYDIYFVSPQGVKVRSKRALLDYFKKNRETILKLEDFDFSASVQKSTQSRTKGSITRTVGRKGQNCISSSQTLDLGLQSSEERTSFLQNKILEFQTNAGEPDLLDESTREDTSKDCCFRTKENNVAVRELKMKKPRNCSEMGNLDNTHNNRERNPSQKSQGAEKKSRRKKNVCIFNRDHKVCQRGSRKRKTCLKDELLISEPKLKSHVRPIGAFLEHKSSTEILKHGPTNETAAADDKSFSKLENQRNRVTSESQDLNITSSAGDNVLQTCNESRFTSVKEDRVQRPQVERRKTSPYFSSKFTKEAPSPPRRKAFRKWTPPRSPFNLVQETLFHDPWKLLIATIFLNKTSGKMAIPVLWEFLKKYPSPGIARAADWKEMSELLKPLGLYELRAKTIIRFSDEYLVKKWRYPIELHGIGKYGNDSYRIFCINEWKEVQPQDHKLNVYHAWLQENHGKLNLNT